In Emcibacteraceae bacterium, a single window of DNA contains:
- a CDS encoding SurA N-terminal domain-containing protein has product MLDFFRKGMGSMLAGGLLAILIVSFALWGIGDPLSTLGSTEIAKVGDEDLTPNDLARSFENEFSRLQQNAGEGITRQLAVQIGLGAQAVARLVETKAYDVETKNLGLRTSDEELRDYIFSIPAFQDQTGTFNRSYFDQIARTQGYSTREFENLLRLDLARSKLFNALLEDVVAPEITAKTLTKFASEQRTSEILSIPASTMTGIGEMNDEILKAYYDENTNKYMAPEYRDISYFEISASDLADTIDISDEDALASYESRLTDFTKPEKRGFVQMLMDDEATAEAAYNDLQSGKSFDEVLADKTGDTAEDSTFGEQTEKEFGDLYGEDAAKALFSLGLDEYTSPIETGFGVYIFKVNSIDAGSSDSFETVKDDIITDLKMNRATDALYDVRNRIDDELAAGSAIDTIANVINVPLKKVSNVSLEGMTPDGKASTDLPLIVDFLDNSFKLSMDSDLELYEGISNKFYMIKIDNIMPSKLRAFEEVQEKVGEDWAQDRRETLASEYATKIVDEFSKPENAGMALSEYPGLLSQLSVNEVTVGRSNDDNSVSAEIHSSIFDQKIGTVKMIPASNNDGYVVVRVKSRDFPENIDQAAIDETKNQIKTSYENDLMGAYISRLYDTLPVEMNNRNIQATLQQIAGPEQQ; this is encoded by the coding sequence ATGTTAGACTTTTTCAGAAAAGGCATGGGGTCCATGTTGGCCGGCGGTTTGCTCGCCATTCTTATCGTCAGTTTTGCTTTATGGGGAATTGGTGACCCGCTTAGCACACTTGGTTCAACTGAAATTGCCAAGGTTGGTGACGAAGACCTCACCCCCAATGATCTTGCCCGATCATTTGAAAATGAATTCAGCAGATTGCAGCAAAATGCCGGTGAAGGCATTACAAGACAGCTTGCTGTTCAGATTGGCCTTGGCGCACAGGCCGTTGCCAGACTTGTTGAAACAAAGGCATATGATGTTGAAACAAAGAACCTTGGCCTTCGGACATCTGATGAGGAGCTGCGGGATTATATTTTCAGTATTCCCGCCTTTCAGGACCAGACGGGTACTTTTAATCGCAGTTATTTTGACCAGATCGCCAGGACACAAGGCTATTCAACCCGGGAATTTGAAAATCTATTAAGACTGGATCTGGCGCGATCAAAACTATTCAATGCCTTGCTTGAAGATGTCGTCGCCCCGGAAATTACCGCCAAAACACTGACAAAATTCGCATCTGAGCAAAGAACATCTGAGATTCTTTCCATTCCGGCCAGTACCATGACAGGCATTGGTGAGATGAATGATGAAATTCTAAAAGCATATTATGATGAAAACACAAACAAATATATGGCTCCTGAATATCGTGATATCAGCTATTTTGAAATTTCCGCCAGTGATCTGGCTGACACAATAGATATCAGTGACGAAGATGCTCTTGCGTCATACGAATCCCGCCTCACTGATTTTACAAAACCTGAAAAGCGCGGTTTTGTGCAAATGCTGATGGATGATGAAGCAACAGCGGAAGCAGCTTATAATGATCTGCAAAGCGGAAAATCATTCGATGAAGTGCTTGCCGATAAAACGGGCGACACGGCAGAAGACAGCACATTTGGAGAGCAGACAGAAAAAGAATTTGGCGACTTATATGGCGAAGATGCCGCAAAAGCACTCTTCAGTTTAGGTCTTGACGAATATACAAGCCCGATAGAAACCGGCTTCGGTGTATATATATTCAAAGTAAATTCAATCGATGCAGGAAGTTCTGATAGCTTTGAAACTGTTAAGGATGACATTATCACCGACCTTAAAATGAACAGAGCAACGGACGCCCTATATGATGTCAGAAACAGAATTGATGATGAACTTGCCGCCGGATCGGCCATTGATACCATTGCCAATGTCATTAATGTCCCCCTTAAAAAAGTGTCCAATGTCAGCCTTGAAGGCATGACTCCGGACGGGAAAGCCTCTACTGATTTGCCATTGATTGTCGATTTTCTTGATAATTCATTCAAATTATCCATGGATTCTGATCTTGAACTCTATGAAGGAATTTCAAATAAATTTTATATGATCAAAATTGATAATATTATGCCAAGCAAATTACGTGCTTTTGAGGAAGTACAGGAAAAAGTTGGCGAAGACTGGGCCCAGGATCGCCGTGAAACTCTGGCATCAGAATATGCGACAAAAATTGTTGATGAATTCAGCAAGCCTGAAAATGCCGGCATGGCCCTTTCCGAATATCCGGGCCTGTTAAGCCAGCTCAGTGTTAATGAAGTAACTGTTGGCAGATCGAATGATGATAATTCGGTTTCGGCAGAAATTCATTCAAGCATATTTGATCAGAAAATCGGAACCGTGAAAATGATTCCAGCTTCAAATAATGACGGATATGTTGTGGTCAGGGTAAAAAGTCGCGATTTTCCTGAAAATATTGATCAGGCCGCGATTGACGAAACCAAAAATCAGATCAAAACTTCTTATGAAAATGATCTGATGGGGGCATATATTTCAAGACTATATGATACCCTGCCTGTGGAAATGAATAACAGAAATATTCAGGCAACGTTGCAGCAGATCGCAGGCCCTGAACAGCAATAA
- the trpE gene encoding anthranilate synthase component I, with protein sequence MSVLPEQSDFIKSYNAGKAQVLWTTLVADLETSVSAYLKLARNEEYTSLLESVEGGAIRGRYTFIGLKPDVVWRCTGDHAQINRKTLGGVREEDFTDEIKPSLDSLRDLFDESLIDLPENMPPSAAGLIGYMGYDMVRLMEKLPEAKENILGTPDSIFMRPTIMIVFDSITDLITIVTPVRPSGSVSADTAYIRAEERLNDIISALSRPLEISRHNLDAADHPAEPKSNTSKEQYAEMVARAQDYIKAGDIFQVVLSQRFSLPFELPPFSLYRALRRTNPSPFLFYLNMGDFSIVGSSPEILVRLRDDEVTIRPIAGTRPRGKNATEDRENAKDLLADPKECAEHLMLLDLGRNDVGRVSKVGTVELTEKMIIEYYSHVMHIVSNVRGEIREEFDALKALSAGFPAGTVSGAPKVRAMEIIDELEPEKRGIYAGAVGYFSADGSMDTCITLRTAIVKDGMMYIQAGAGVVADSTWQSEYAECEAKARALVRAAEEAVHFAGTDKAIQ encoded by the coding sequence ATGTCAGTCTTACCGGAACAGTCTGACTTTATAAAGTCATATAATGCCGGGAAAGCTCAGGTGCTTTGGACGACACTGGTCGCTGATCTTGAAACATCGGTCAGTGCTTACCTGAAACTTGCCCGTAATGAAGAATATACCAGCCTACTAGAATCAGTTGAGGGCGGAGCGATCCGTGGCCGATATACTTTTATCGGATTAAAGCCGGATGTGGTCTGGCGCTGCACGGGTGACCACGCACAGATAAACCGGAAAACGCTTGGCGGTGTGCGTGAAGAGGATTTTACCGACGAAATAAAACCGTCCCTCGACAGTCTTCGCGATCTGTTTGATGAAAGCCTGATTGATTTACCGGAAAATATGCCACCTAGTGCCGCCGGCCTTATCGGATATATGGGCTATGACATGGTCAGGCTGATGGAAAAGCTGCCCGAAGCCAAGGAAAATATCCTGGGCACCCCGGACAGTATATTCATGCGTCCGACCATCATGATCGTATTTGACAGCATCACAGACCTGATCACAATCGTAACACCGGTGCGCCCTTCGGGCTCTGTCAGTGCCGATACCGCCTACATACGCGCGGAAGAACGGCTCAATGATATTATCAGCGCCCTTTCCAGGCCGCTTGAAATCAGCCGCCATAATCTGGATGCGGCAGATCATCCCGCCGAGCCAAAATCAAACACATCAAAAGAACAATATGCCGAGATGGTTGCCCGCGCCCAGGACTATATCAAGGCCGGAGATATTTTTCAGGTGGTGTTATCCCAGCGTTTCTCGCTGCCCTTTGAACTGCCACCCTTCTCCCTTTACCGCGCGCTGAGGCGCACGAACCCGTCACCGTTTCTTTTTTATCTTAATATGGGGGATTTTTCCATCGTCGGGTCAAGTCCTGAAATTCTGGTCAGGCTACGTGATGATGAAGTAACCATCCGTCCCATCGCCGGAACAAGGCCACGTGGTAAAAACGCGACCGAAGACAGGGAAAACGCCAAAGATTTGCTGGCTGACCCGAAAGAATGTGCAGAGCATCTTATGTTGCTTGATCTTGGCCGCAATGATGTTGGACGTGTATCAAAAGTGGGGACTGTTGAGCTTACAGAAAAAATGATTATCGAATATTATTCCCATGTCATGCATATTGTTTCGAACGTGCGCGGGGAAATCCGCGAAGAATTTGATGCATTAAAGGCACTGTCCGCCGGTTTTCCAGCCGGCACGGTCAGCGGCGCTCCCAAAGTGCGGGCAATGGAAATCATTGATGAACTTGAACCTGAAAAGCGCGGTATTTATGCCGGTGCCGTCGGTTATTTCTCTGCGGATGGCAGTATGGATACCTGTATTACCTTGCGGACAGCCATTGTAAAAGATGGTATGATGTATATTCAGGCTGGAGCCGGTGTTGTTGCCGACAGCACATGGCAATCTGAATATGCCGAGTGCGAGGCAAAAGCCCGCGCCCTGGTCAGAGCTGCCGAGGAAGCGGTTCATTTTGCAGGAACGGATAAAGCCATTCAATAA
- the tpiA gene encoding triose-phosphate isomerase — MTAPKALVAGNWKMNGLKASASELSKLNTLIQEKGAKCDVLICPPYTLINAFVSLNTKNVSIGAQDCHMNMSGAHTGDISAEMIRDLGCDFIIIGHSERRADHGESNEIVKAKAVAAQSVGATAIICVGETIEEREAGKALQVVTTQLKASIPDSAKVENTIIAYEPVWAIGTGHTPTAGDVEEVHQAVREVLQSRFGDAGSNIRILYGGSVKASNALELMSVKNVNGALVGGASLKADDFYGIISAYDKIG; from the coding sequence ATGACAGCACCCAAAGCACTTGTTGCCGGAAACTGGAAGATGAACGGACTTAAGGCTTCCGCCAGTGAATTATCTAAGCTCAATACCTTAATTCAGGAAAAAGGTGCAAAGTGCGATGTGCTGATTTGTCCGCCCTATACACTGATCAATGCATTCGTCAGTTTAAATACAAAAAATGTATCAATTGGGGCCCAGGATTGTCATATGAATATGAGCGGGGCCCATACGGGCGATATTTCAGCGGAAATGATCCGTGATCTGGGTTGCGATTTTATTATTATCGGTCATTCAGAGCGCAGGGCCGATCACGGCGAAAGCAATGAAATTGTAAAAGCAAAGGCGGTGGCTGCGCAGTCGGTTGGTGCAACGGCAATTATATGTGTCGGTGAAACGATAGAAGAAAGAGAAGCCGGAAAAGCGCTTCAGGTGGTCACGACGCAGCTAAAGGCATCAATTCCGGACAGTGCGAAAGTGGAGAATACAATAATAGCGTACGAGCCTGTCTGGGCGATTGGCACAGGACACACACCAACGGCAGGTGATGTTGAAGAAGTTCACCAAGCGGTACGTGAAGTGTTGCAGTCACGTTTTGGTGATGCAGGCAGCAATATAAGAATATTATATGGCGGTTCAGTTAAAGCCTCAAACGCTCTGGAACTTATGTCGGTAAAGAATGTCAATGGTGCCCTGGTCGGTGGTGCCAGCCTTAAGGCGGATGACTTTTACGGGATAATATCCGCTTATGATAAAATTGGCTAA
- the secG gene encoding preprotein translocase subunit SecG — protein sequence MESVILVIHLMLAVALVITVLLQQSEGGALGIGGGPTSMMSSRSAANLLTRMTTIIAGCFFVTTLLLAWMAEQDASRTSVLDGVTPPAAVQTVPEVPEAQTDNAPQVPVSN from the coding sequence ATGGAATCAGTCATTCTTGTTATACATTTGATGTTGGCAGTTGCCCTTGTCATTACAGTATTACTGCAGCAGTCAGAAGGCGGAGCCCTTGGAATAGGGGGTGGCCCCACAAGTATGATGAGCAGTCGTTCGGCCGCGAATCTTCTGACCCGGATGACAACAATTATTGCGGGTTGTTTTTTTGTGACCACGCTTTTGCTGGCTTGGATGGCCGAGCAGGACGCCTCAAGAACATCAGTTCTTGATGGTGTGACCCCTCCGGCAGCAGTGCAAACTGTACCTGAAGTTCCCGAAGCACAAACGGATAACGCCCCTCAGGTCCCCGTTTCAAATTAA
- a CDS encoding divergent polysaccharide deacetylase family protein, translated as MVGIWLKWDASNGPDNYITHVYEEGLEAVTVAVPLPDEGKKESFLERLTRRTAKKPAPVIQPERDDRAEQTWQKFAARPVNVPAGNAEIILVIDDLGIVKGTTKQMIEMNVPLTLSFLPYATEIAAQVNEAYKKGHDILVHIPMEPKGKADPGPHALLSSTSAGKQMESINYNLGQFSNYIGINNHMGSRFTEDEEAVNRFLDVIKDKGLLVLDSKTTSNSQLEKLAIEKNIPVTERDVFLDNEQDINYILGQLGKLERIAKRDGSALAIGHPYAQTVAALKEWIPTLADKGITIIPISQKVREKYASTSLAAD; from the coding sequence ATGGTAGGTATCTGGCTGAAATGGGATGCGTCCAACGGTCCTGATAATTATATAACCCATGTTTATGAAGAGGGACTGGAAGCGGTAACGGTTGCTGTGCCGCTGCCGGATGAGGGCAAAAAGGAAAGCTTTCTTGAACGTCTGACCCGACGTACGGCGAAAAAGCCCGCCCCGGTAATTCAGCCGGAAAGAGATGATCGTGCTGAACAGACATGGCAGAAATTTGCCGCCCGTCCTGTAAACGTCCCTGCGGGAAATGCTGAAATTATTCTGGTAATAGATGACCTGGGGATCGTCAAGGGCACGACAAAACAGATGATAGAAATGAATGTGCCACTGACACTGTCATTTCTGCCTTATGCAACCGAAATTGCGGCACAGGTTAATGAAGCCTACAAAAAAGGCCATGATATCCTTGTCCATATTCCGATGGAGCCAAAGGGCAAAGCGGACCCTGGCCCACATGCACTGCTTTCTTCCACATCTGCGGGTAAGCAGATGGAAAGCATTAATTATAATCTGGGGCAATTTTCAAATTATATTGGAATCAACAATCATATGGGCAGCCGCTTTACCGAGGATGAAGAAGCGGTAAACCGTTTTCTTGATGTGATAAAGGATAAAGGGCTTCTGGTGTTGGACAGCAAGACCACATCAAACAGCCAGCTGGAAAAACTGGCAATTGAAAAAAATATACCGGTCACCGAGCGTGATGTGTTTCTGGATAATGAACAGGATATCAATTATATACTGGGGCAGCTTGGAAAACTGGAACGGATTGCCAAACGTGACGGTTCTGCCCTGGCGATCGGCCATCCTTATGCCCAAACGGTGGCCGCTCTTAAAGAATGGATCCCGACACTGGCCGATAAGGGCATCACTATTATCCCCATTTCACAAAAGGTCAGGGAAAAATACGCCAGTACCAGCCTAGCTGCAGATTAA
- the gnd gene encoding decarboxylating 6-phosphogluconate dehydrogenase — MKIGYIGLGKMGLAMVKRLLDHGHEVVATDPNEMARQEALAAGAEIVENLSEFAETLPGEKFIWMMVPHNVVDQVLSDLSGILKPGDVIMDGGNSNYQETVRRGNELRQKGLVFMDVGTSGGPSGARNGACMMIGGDHEKFQKYEQLFKDLSVENGYAYMGKTGAGHFVKMVHNGIEYGMMQAIGEGFEILQKSPFDLDLAEVSRIYNNGSVIESRLVGWLEKAYREEGVELSAISGEVSHSGEGLWTVEAAKNEGVPAPVIEASLQFRINSTGNPSYTGQMVSALRNQFGGHSVKKKD, encoded by the coding sequence ATGAAAATCGGATATATCGGCCTTGGGAAAATGGGACTGGCAATGGTCAAGCGCCTGCTTGATCATGGTCACGAGGTGGTCGCAACCGACCCCAACGAAATGGCCCGTCAGGAAGCGCTGGCCGCTGGCGCCGAAATAGTCGAAAATTTATCTGAATTTGCCGAGACATTGCCGGGCGAAAAATTCATCTGGATGATGGTTCCCCATAATGTGGTTGATCAGGTCTTATCGGACCTTTCCGGTATTTTAAAACCCGGTGATGTTATTATGGATGGTGGCAATTCAAATTATCAGGAAACCGTCAGACGCGGAAACGAGCTTCGACAAAAAGGACTGGTCTTTATGGATGTCGGCACCAGTGGCGGTCCATCGGGAGCACGAAATGGCGCCTGTATGATGATCGGCGGCGACCATGAAAAATTTCAAAAATACGAACAGCTTTTTAAAGATTTAAGTGTCGAAAATGGCTACGCCTATATGGGAAAAACCGGCGCTGGACATTTTGTCAAAATGGTTCATAACGGCATTGAATATGGCATGATGCAGGCAATTGGCGAAGGGTTTGAGATATTGCAGAAAAGCCCTTTTGATCTGGATCTTGCAGAAGTTTCCCGCATTTATAATAACGGCAGTGTTATTGAAAGCCGGCTTGTCGGCTGGCTTGAGAAAGCCTACCGGGAGGAAGGCGTTGAGCTTTCCGCCATTTCAGGAGAAGTATCCCATAGCGGTGAAGGGCTCTGGACCGTTGAGGCCGCAAAAAATGAGGGCGTCCCTGCCCCGGTTATTGAAGCCTCGCTGCAATTTCGGATCAATTCAACTGGTAATCCAAGCTATACCGGACAGATGGTCTCCGCCTTAAGGAACCAGTTTGGCGGCCACAGCGTTAAAAAGAAAGATTAA